The Acidobacteriota bacterium genome includes the window CTGCCACGACGTCCACGCCTCCACCGAGGGCGCCTTGAAGGTGAAGACCCGCAAGAACGACCTGTGCCTGAGCTGCCACCCTGCCCAGGAAGGTCCCTTCATCTTCGAGCACTCCCCCGTGAACGAAGACTGCAACCTCTGCCACTCCCCTCATGGGGCCGTGGCCAACAACCTTCTCGTGGCCAACGAGCCCGCCCTGTGCCTCCAGTGCCACGAGTTCCATTTCCAGGCCAACCACGAGGGCCAGCCCTCGGGACCGCAGACCGTCGGCGGCCGGGTCTTCCGCAACCCGTACGGGGAGTACGGCATGAACCGGGCCATGACCACCAAGTGCACCACCTGCCATCCGCGCGTCCACGGCAGCGACCTGCCGTCCCAGGGCGTCCCCACCAGCGGATGGGGACTCACGCGGTAGAGGGAGGGAAGACGCCATGAGAACCTTGACCCTCTTCGCCCTCGCCTCCGTCCTGATCCTCCTTCCTTGGGCCGCGGCCCGGGCCGAGGAGGCTCCGCCCGCTGGATCCGGCTCTTATGTAGCCGTGGGCGCGTGGCACTCCGAGGACAGCGGGAACCAGGAACAGGTGAGCGAGTATTCCCCCATCGGATCGGGCCCCGAGTTCGACCTCAGGCTGGTCAACGCGGCTCCCGGCTCTCACTTCCTGCTCTCCGCCCACACGGTAGGTGGAAACACGCAGGACATGACCCTGACCTTTGACGTTCAGCGAATGCTCAGGAGCCGCACGGAGTACACCAAGTTTGTCCATCGGCTACCCCACGATCCGCTCTCTTACATGAACGCCGTGGCCTCCCCAAAGGTGCTCCAGGGCACGGACCTGAGCCCCAACGACGAATACAAGATCAACTACTCGCTTCTGGAAAGCCGCCTCGAATTCCAACACCCGGACATCCCCCGGCTCACGCTGGGTCTGCTGGTCCGCGACCAGCACCGGGACGGTACCCATCAGTCCCTGTCCCTCGGCCACTGCTTCGGGTGCCACGTGACGGGTCAGACTCGCGGCGTGGACGAGCACACCTACGACCTCGGATTCAAGGCCGAGATGAACCTCACCAAGGCCGTGGTGGCCCTCAGCTATACCGAGCGGTCCCTGGCCCAGGGCGTGGACAGCGCCTTCCTGCTCTATCCCCGCGCCAGACATCCCGTGCTCCGCACGGACATCTTTTCCAATAGGGTCCAGTACGACGCCCGGAGTGGGATCCTGCCCTCGGACCTCCAGCCCGAGTTGGACAAGCGGACGACCAAACTCGACGTGACGGTCCCCAGCGCCTACGGCTTCGCCCTGGACGCCGGCGGCGTCTGGTCCACCACGGAGAACCGCCGAACCGACATCTCCTACGACTACGAAGGGTATCGGCTCTCCACGGCCCGGCGCTTCGGGGGACACAAGAAGTGGTCCTTCCGCTGGCGCAGCAACTACTACACCCTCGACAGCGACCCCTACTTCATCGACACGGCGGAGCCCGTGGCCGCCGCGGGTCCCCACGTCGGGCGGACTTACCGGGACGTGTACGGAGTCAATCCCGACTACTGGCGCTACTCCTCCATGGATCGAAGGGTCTACGACTCCAACCTGAACCTCGGGTACCGCTTCGGCAAGAAGGCGGGAAGCCTCGATCTCGAGTGGCTTTACCGAATCGAGGACCGGGACACCTTTACGGTGCTCGGCGATTCGACGAAGACCACGACGAACCGGTACCGCCTCACCTACCGGGCAAAGCCCTGGAAGGGAGGACAGGTCCGCGGCACCTTCGAGCGCCTCGAGGCCAACCACACATACGGGAACCCCAACGGGACCTGCACGACCTACGAGGCCCCTGGCAACCCGAGCGCCTTCGCGGCGACCCAGTACTACCAGTGGCGAGCGGCCCGCGTGTCGGATCCCTCCATGTCCCCCGAGACTCAGGACCGCTACAGCCTGTTCCTCTCCCACAACTTCGGGACCAAGGCCTCCCTGACCGCCGCCACCCGCTGGAGTTCGGCGGACAACCGCGAGGGCGACAACACCGACTGGTCCCGCGATCAGATGGCTGCGGATCTCACCTTCTGGCACGCGCCCCTCCCGAAGCTGGAGTGGTTTGCGAACGTGGCGATTCAGCGCGTCAAGTCGGACTTCCCGACCTGCATCGCGCTGATGGATGGGTGAGCGGCGGGGGCCACTGGGGGCCTGTATGGCTCCGCGCGGAACCTGCTGCACTACGAGACCCGCAACACCTCCTACTCGGCCGGCCTCACCTACAAGCCCATCGAGGAGCTGGCCCTCAATCTCGAGTACGTCTACTCCGATTCGGACGGGGGCCTGGACCTCTTCGAACTCCTTCAGCCCTCCGACTTCAACATCCCGGGGATCCACTTCCTGCCGATGACCCGCGTCTACTCCTACTCCGACCTGGACATGTCCCAGGCCTGGCTTCGCTTCGGGGCCCGCTACACCTTCACCGACGCCTGGTGGCTCCAGGCCCGTTATGAATACGGCGACTACTCGGACAACGATCCTTACCTTTACGACAAGGCCGGACGGTCGCACTTCTACAGCTTGATGGTGGGCCACTCCTTCTAGGACGGCCCGCGAATTCCCCTCCTCGGCCCCGCCTTCGGGCGGGGCTTTCTTTTTGGGCTCCGCTTGGGAGTTTCCGCGCCCGGTGGGGTGGGGCCGGCCTGCCGAGCGCTCGCCGCGCCTGGCCTCGGGCGGAAGGCGCCGGGGAGGGATTCCAGGGCGGGCCCTGGAGGGGAGATCCGTCAGGGAACGAGGAAGAGCCGATCGAGGAGGAGCCGGGGATTCACGTTGTGCGCGAGCTGTGCGGGGGCCTGGGCCAGACGCTCGGCCAGTTCGTCCAGGCCCGCCGCGCCCCGGGCGGCCACCGCGGCCCTCAAATGCGCGGCGACATCGCGATGACGGAGGGGCTCTCCACCCGACGCGATTCGCGCGGCGTCCCGCACGAGCCCGACGGCCATGGACACGACTTCACGGGGGTTTTCCTTCGCCAGGGTTTCGAGGATGGGGTGAAGGGACGGGTACGAAGACAGGTTCAGCCCCTCGGAAAGGAGACGGAGGACGACCTCCCTCCGGGCCGCTCCCTCCCCTCCCTGCAAGGCCAGAAGCTGGCCGGGGGACCCTCCGGCGGCGGCCAGGGCCGGCTCCTCGATCCCCTCCAGGCCCGCCCTTTCGCAGAAGGCGCGCATTTCCCCGGGATCGAGGGAGGAGAAGACCACCTCGTGGCATCTCGATCGAACCGTGGGGAGCAAGCTGGACAGATTTGACGCGATCAGGAAGAACTGGGCGTAAGAGGGGGGCTCCTCGAGCGACCGGAGCAGGGCGTTCTGGGCGTTGGCGTTGAGGGCCTCGGCGGGATCGATGAGAAAGACGAGCCGCCTCCCTTCGTACGGGGGCAGGGCCAGGGGCTGGAGCACCTGGGTCCTCACTTGCTCCACGACAATCTGCGTCCGCGCTTTGCCCGAGCCTTCCACGAGCTCCAACCCGACCTCGCGCACGTCCGGGTGGATGCCCCGGGACACCTTCCGGCAGGGAAGGCACTCTCCGCAGGGTCCCTGGTTCCCCTTCTCGCAGAGGAGGCCCGCCGCGGTCATCATGGCCGCCGTCGCCTTCCCGACACCCCGCGGACCGGAGAAAAGCAGAACTTGTGGAAGGACGCCCTTCTGGAGAGCCTTCCGGAGGAAGCGGAGGGCGGCGGCCTGCCCCACGAGGCCCTCGAAGCGGACCTCCAGGTTTCGGCGGACGACCTGGGGCTCCTCTTGCCTCTCCCTTTTGCGCGCCATGGTTACCCCCTGGACCCGGGCGCCCTTCCGGGGGCGCACCGGGAACTTCCCCGACGGCACTCCCGGCTTTCCCCGTCCGGACGCCGGCTAGCCCTGGCGGAGGGCCGCGATGCTGGATTGCTGGGCGACCCGCCCGGCGAGGTCCCGGAAGGCGCGCGCCACCGGGGAGTCCGGCGAGCCGATGACCACGGGAGTGCCGCCGTCTCCCGCCTCGCGCACGCTCGGGTCCAGGGGAACCTCCCCGAGGAAGGGCACGCCCATCTCCCGGGCGCAGCGTTCTCCTCCTCCGCGGGAGAAGATGTCCGACACACCCTGGCAGTGCGGGCACACGAACCACGACATGTTCTCCACGATCCCCAGCACGGGCACCTGGACCTTCTGGAACATGGCGAGGCCCTTTCGAGCGTCGATGAGGGCCACCTCGTTGGGCGTGGTGACGATGACCGCGCCGGTGAGCGGAACCTTCTGCGTCAGCGTCAGTTGCGCGTCCCCGGTGCCCGGCGGAAGGTCCACGACCATGTAGTCCAGCTCCGGCCAGGCCACGTCCTTGAGGAGTTGTTCGAGGGCCTTCATCACCATGGGGCCCCTCCAGATCACGGGCATGTCGGGGTCCAGGAGGAAGCCGAGGGACATGACGTGCATGCCGTGGGCGAAGATCGGGAGCATCTTCTCCTGGGCCTCGTCCACCTTGGGCTTCTCCGTGACTCCGAGCATGATTCCCATGGAGGGCCCGTAAATGTCCGCGTCCAGGAGCCCCACCTTGGCTCCCGTCAGGGCCAGCGCAGCGGCGAGGTTCGAAGCCACCGTGGACTTGCCCACCCCGCCCTTTCCCGAGGCCACGGCGAGGGTGTTCTTCACCTGGGGAAGGAGGTTCTCGATGAGCGGCCCCGTGGTCCCGGCGGCAACCTTGGCGTCCATGGTGACGGCCACCTCCGTCACCCCGGGGATGGCCCGGACCGCCTCCTCGGCCTGCTGTCGGAACCTCTCCCGCACCGGGCAGGCCGGCGTCGTGAGCACGATCCGGAAGGAGGCGCGCCCTCCTTCCACCTTGAGGTCGTGGACGAATCCGAGTTCAACGATGTCCTTGTTGAAATCCGGGTCCACGACGGCCCGGAGGGCATCGAGGATTTGCTGTTCCGTCACAGCCATGGTGTCTGCTCCACGTGAAGGGCGTCCCGGCGGGCCGGCACCTCCGTGCCCGCCCTGGAACCGGTCGCCCGATGGGTTGCGTTGGGTTCCTCCACGGGCCTCAATCCAGCGACCGCGTCGTGCTCCCCACGATTTTCTGGGCCATGGCGCGGGCCCGGTCGTACTCGCCCCTCACCAGCAGGGACAGGAGTTCCGGGTTGGCCAGTTGGGCGGCCACCTTCCGACGGAATCCCTCCTCGCCCTCTCCGGCCAGGATCCACTG containing:
- a CDS encoding Mrp/NBP35 family ATP-binding protein, with the translated sequence MAVTEQQILDALRAVVDPDFNKDIVELGFVHDLKVEGGRASFRIVLTTPACPVRERFRQQAEEAVRAIPGVTEVAVTMDAKVAAGTTGPLIENLLPQVKNTLAVASGKGGVGKSTVASNLAAALALTGAKVGLLDADIYGPSMGIMLGVTEKPKVDEAQEKMLPIFAHGMHVMSLGFLLDPDMPVIWRGPMVMKALEQLLKDVAWPELDYMVVDLPPGTGDAQLTLTQKVPLTGAVIVTTPNEVALIDARKGLAMFQKVQVPVLGIVENMSWFVCPHCQGVSDIFSRGGGERCAREMGVPFLGEVPLDPSVREAGDGGTPVVIGSPDSPVARAFRDLAGRVAQQSSIAALRQG
- a CDS encoding GSU2204 family CXXCH-containing (seleno)protein, producing MRTLTLFALASVLILLPWAAARAEEAPPAGSGSYVAVGAWHSEDSGNQEQVSEYSPIGSGPEFDLRLVNAAPGSHFLLSAHTVGGNTQDMTLTFDVQRMLRSRTEYTKFVHRLPHDPLSYMNAVASPKVLQGTDLSPNDEYKINYSLLESRLEFQHPDIPRLTLGLLVRDQHRDGTHQSLSLGHCFGCHVTGQTRGVDEHTYDLGFKAEMNLTKAVVALSYTERSLAQGVDSAFLLYPRARHPVLRTDIFSNRVQYDARSGILPSDLQPELDKRTTKLDVTVPSAYGFALDAGGVWSTTENRRTDISYDYEGYRLSTARRFGGHKKWSFRWRSNYYTLDSDPYFIDTAEPVAAAGPHVGRTYRDVYGVNPDYWRYSSMDRRVYDSNLNLGYRFGKKAGSLDLEWLYRIEDRDTFTVLGDSTKTTTNRYRLTYRAKPWKGGQVRGTFERLEANHTYGNPNGTCTTYEAPGNPSAFAATQYYQWRAARVSDPSMSPETQDRYSLFLSHNFGTKASLTAATRWSSADNREGDNTDWSRDQMAADLTFWHAPLPKLEWFANVAIQRVKSDFPTCIALMDG
- a CDS encoding DNA polymerase III subunit translates to MARKRERQEEPQVVRRNLEVRFEGLVGQAAALRFLRKALQKGVLPQVLLFSGPRGVGKATAAMMTAAGLLCEKGNQGPCGECLPCRKVSRGIHPDVREVGLELVEGSGKARTQIVVEQVRTQVLQPLALPPYEGRRLVFLIDPAEALNANAQNALLRSLEEPPSYAQFFLIASNLSSLLPTVRSRCHEVVFSSLDPGEMRAFCERAGLEGIEEPALAAAGGSPGQLLALQGGEGAARREVVLRLLSEGLNLSSYPSLHPILETLAKENPREVVSMAVGLVRDAARIASGGEPLRHRDVAAHLRAAVAARGAAGLDELAERLAQAPAQLAHNVNPRLLLDRLFLVP
- a CDS encoding MtrB/PioB family outer membrane beta-barrel protein, yielding MHYETRNTSYSAGLTYKPIEELALNLEYVYSDSDGGLDLFELLQPSDFNIPGIHFLPMTRVYSYSDLDMSQAWLRFGARYTFTDAWWLQARYEYGDYSDNDPYLYDKAGRSHFYSLMVGHSF